The proteins below are encoded in one region of Pseudomonas putida S13.1.2:
- a CDS encoding cytochrome D1 domain-containing protein — protein sequence MNNKTRPACLGVLLGVALIGLGVAYEKLWCDPRELLQEPADPQALHRLSRDGVTVDFEARPLAGGELKEGAFASIRFKVSDQASGQPLSGMAPGAWIDPAQSAPTGDRSQSCKARVALFLKSSIGARPLLDLNSYFLLMLNNDASLTVIDPTVSVGGVTSTMARIDLPGRPMDWVATGDDKQVFVSIPERGKVAVIDTETFTRVADLDAGDQPLRVALQPDQHRLWVGNNSSDPAKGGVTVIDVPGRTTLKSFNTGTGHHEIAFSADSRFAYVSNRDSGTLSVIDIPEMRLAKTIKVGPHPLSVSYSALSQAVYVVDGEEGSVRVFDARSHQLRHTVKAEQGLGPMRFSSDGRYGVVLNTLENQALVIDASTDKLIHHIPVAAEPYQLTFTKGYAYVRGLASPKVTMINLSSLGEGRSPIVQGFEAGPAAPRQAGDLPLAQGLSVSRDDNSVFVVNPVDNTTYFYAEGMNAPMSGYNNRGHQARAALVVDRSLREVAPGVYGSTVKLPAAGKFDVAFLLNQPQIIHCFSADVAEAPNAGKRKGAHAEFIGLDQPMPLHSAITARVRIVGDDGQPRLGLNDLSLRYFLAPSSMPRNLQLLEVGEGVYQAALTLSEAGAWYLHVQSPSLGRKFAEENYTSLRVLPAAATSASHTDMRSVR from the coding sequence ATGAATAACAAGACTCGCCCTGCTTGCTTGGGGGTATTGCTGGGAGTAGCGCTGATCGGCCTGGGCGTGGCGTATGAAAAGCTCTGGTGCGATCCCCGCGAGCTGTTGCAGGAACCTGCCGACCCGCAGGCCCTGCACCGGCTCAGCCGGGACGGCGTGACCGTGGATTTCGAGGCCCGGCCGCTGGCCGGGGGCGAGTTGAAGGAAGGCGCCTTCGCCAGCATCCGCTTCAAGGTCAGCGACCAGGCCAGTGGCCAGCCGCTGTCGGGCATGGCCCCGGGGGCGTGGATCGACCCGGCGCAGTCGGCTCCGACCGGCGACCGCAGCCAAAGCTGCAAGGCGCGGGTCGCGCTGTTTCTCAAAAGCAGCATCGGCGCCAGGCCGCTGCTCGACCTGAACAGCTACTTTTTGTTGATGCTGAACAACGACGCCAGCCTGACGGTGATTGATCCGACCGTTTCGGTGGGCGGCGTGACCAGCACCATGGCCCGCATCGACCTGCCCGGGCGGCCCATGGACTGGGTGGCTACCGGCGACGACAAGCAGGTGTTCGTGTCGATCCCCGAGCGCGGCAAGGTGGCGGTAATCGATACCGAAACCTTCACCCGCGTGGCCGACCTTGACGCCGGCGACCAGCCGCTGCGCGTAGCCTTGCAGCCGGACCAGCACCGGCTGTGGGTGGGCAACAACAGCAGTGACCCGGCCAAGGGTGGGGTGACGGTGATCGACGTGCCAGGGCGTACTACCCTGAAAAGTTTCAACACCGGCACCGGGCACCACGAAATCGCCTTCAGCGCCGACTCGCGTTTTGCCTACGTCAGCAACCGCGACAGCGGCACCCTCAGCGTCATTGATATCCCGGAAATGCGCCTGGCCAAAACCATCAAGGTTGGCCCGCACCCGCTGTCGGTCAGCTACTCGGCGCTGTCCCAGGCCGTTTACGTGGTCGATGGGGAGGAAGGCAGCGTAAGGGTGTTCGATGCCCGCAGCCACCAGCTGCGCCACACGGTCAAGGCCGAGCAGGGCCTGGGGCCAATGCGCTTCAGCAGCGATGGCCGCTACGGCGTTGTACTCAACACCCTTGAGAACCAGGCCCTGGTGATCGATGCCAGTACCGACAAGCTGATCCACCACATTCCGGTGGCGGCCGAACCCTATCAGCTGACCTTTACCAAGGGCTATGCCTATGTGCGCGGCCTGGCTTCCCCGAAAGTGACCATGATCAACCTGTCCAGCCTGGGCGAAGGGCGCTCGCCGATCGTCCAGGGTTTCGAGGCCGGCCCGGCAGCGCCGCGCCAGGCCGGCGACCTGCCATTGGCCCAGGGGTTGTCGGTGTCGCGTGATGACAACTCGGTGTTCGTGGTCAACCCGGTGGACAACACCACCTACTTCTACGCCGAGGGCATGAACGCGCCGATGTCCGGCTACAACAACCGTGGTCACCAGGCCCGTGCTGCCCTGGTCGTTGACCGCAGCCTGCGTGAGGTGGCGCCCGGGGTGTACGGCTCGACGGTGAAACTCCCCGCTGCCGGCAAGTTCGACGTGGCTTTCCTGCTTAACCAGCCGCAGATCATCCACTGCTTCAGTGCCGATGTTGCCGAAGCGCCCAATGCCGGCAAGCGCAAGGGCGCGCATGCGGAGTTCATTGGCCTGGACCAACCCATGCCACTGCACAGCGCCATTACCGCACGGGTGCGTATCGTCGGTGACGACGGTCAGCCGCGGCTGGGCCTGAACGACCTGAGCCTGCGCTACTTCCTGGCGCCGTCGTCAATGCCGCGCAACCTGCAGCTGCTGGAAGTGGGGGAGGGTGTCTATCAGGCAGCCCTGACACTGTCCGAAGCTGGCGCCTGGTACCTGCATGTGCAGTCGCCATCGTTGGGGCGCAAGTTTGCCGAAGAAAACTACACCAGCCTGCGCGTCCTGCCGGCCGCAGCGACCAGCGCTTCCCACACTGACATGAGGAGTGTGCGATGA
- the madL gene encoding malonate transporter subunit MadL, producing MIIYGVALLAVCTLAGVIVGDFLGVLLGVKSNVGGVGIAMILLICARLYMHRNGGMSKECEFGVGFWGAMYIPVVVAMAAQQNVVTALHGGPVALLAAVGAVLVCGATIALISRSHRGEPLPALEPTPETRAQVAPAGGR from the coding sequence ATGATCATCTATGGTGTGGCACTGCTGGCGGTCTGCACGCTTGCCGGCGTTATCGTCGGCGACTTCCTGGGCGTGTTGCTGGGCGTCAAATCCAATGTGGGCGGGGTCGGCATCGCCATGATCCTGCTGATCTGCGCACGGCTGTACATGCACCGCAATGGCGGCATGAGCAAGGAGTGCGAGTTCGGCGTGGGCTTCTGGGGGGCCATGTATATCCCGGTCGTGGTGGCCATGGCGGCCCAGCAGAACGTGGTCACCGCCCTGCACGGCGGGCCGGTGGCGCTGCTGGCGGCAGTGGGCGCGGTGCTGGTGTGCGGCGCGACCATCGCCCTGATCAGCCGCAGCCATCGCGGCGAGCCTTTACCCGCGCTTGAACCCACCCCGGAAACCCGCGCGCAGGTCGCCCCTGCAGGAGGTCGTTGA
- the madM gene encoding malonate transporter subunit MadM: MWPIIENALEHNGLITAFAVVGAIMWLSVLLSKYLTFGRVHGSAIAIVIGLVLAWVGGTLTGGQKGLADMALFSGIGLMGGAMLRDFAIVATAFEVQATEARKAGMIGLVALLLGTVLPFIVGAAVAYAFGYRDAVSMTTIGAGAVTYIVGPVTGAALGASSDVMALSIATGLIKAILVMVFTPVSARLLALDNPRSAMVFGGLAGTVSGVTAGLAATDRRLVPYGALTATFHTGLGCLMGPSILYFCVRGLVG, from the coding sequence ATGTGGCCGATTATTGAAAATGCCCTGGAACACAACGGTCTGATCACCGCCTTTGCAGTAGTAGGCGCGATCATGTGGTTGTCGGTTTTGCTGTCGAAATACCTCACCTTCGGCCGGGTGCACGGCTCGGCCATCGCCATCGTCATCGGCCTGGTGCTGGCCTGGGTCGGCGGCACCCTTACCGGTGGCCAGAAAGGTCTGGCCGACATGGCGCTGTTCTCCGGTATCGGCCTGATGGGCGGGGCTATGCTGCGTGACTTCGCCATTGTGGCCACGGCCTTCGAGGTGCAGGCCACCGAAGCGCGCAAAGCCGGGATGATTGGTTTGGTGGCGCTGTTGCTGGGCACCGTGCTGCCCTTCATTGTCGGCGCGGCAGTGGCCTATGCCTTCGGTTACCGCGATGCGGTGAGCATGACCACCATCGGCGCGGGGGCGGTGACCTATATCGTCGGGCCGGTGACCGGGGCGGCGCTGGGTGCGAGTTCGGACGTGATGGCCCTGTCGATTGCCACCGGGCTGATCAAGGCGATCCTGGTGATGGTGTTCACCCCAGTTTCTGCGCGCCTGCTGGCCCTGGACAACCCGCGCTCGGCGATGGTGTTCGGCGGGTTGGCAGGGACGGTGTCGGGGGTGACGGCCGGGCTGGCCGCGACGGATCGGCGGCTGGTGCCGTATGGCGCGTTGACCGCCACCTTCCATACCGGGTTGGGGTGCCTGATGGGGCCGTCGATTCTGTACTTCTGCGTACGCGGTCTGGTCGGCTAA
- the mnxG gene encoding manganese-oxidizing multicopper oxidase MnxG, with product MSTPRKGPLLSSLVLALLGWESTSEAAVQCQRTLVANVVALDQPLMFNRLGAQNANGMMFALREDVVDDKQVPLGKGGAAVPGKVTLRPDKRPRPIVLRVAAGDCLTVNLTNLLAYQANPNKHGIDPEENEAEGEEEGEEEGPENEVENEGGENFVADEQVNDRHVGFQVNGMQAVNSIGDIAANTGRNGNFLVSPGNTRSYTLYAEREGAFAATSQGATFGGQGGAGNVANGLFGQVVVVPKGGRTFRNTLTEEEMRLATTGRTATGQPVIDYQARYPQTQPWISEGKAGKPIIAMVDGNEILNSETDAIVMGPNPDGSFPRSTYPLESVNKRNPALPNRLEAFRDFASQFADEVAATQAFPGYWADPVMGHVLEPTRDSFMINYGSGGMGAEVVANRLGVGPMHDCLSCAYEEFFLSAHTVGDIGTLVDVPANVGLENIRPGQTPPASAVGVKASMALYPAEPANVHHSYIGDFTKFRNTHNGHEQHIFHLHGHQWLFNPNDDNSDYIDAQGIGPGIGYTYEIANGGSGNRNRVAGDAIYHCHFYPHFAQGMWAMWRVHDVFEEGTRLEVSGQGENGFHSTPFALRSGKPAAGARALPDGEIVAGTPIPAIVPLPGKAMAPMPGKVVVVPKLSEQLVAANDDDDENEDEGDDDHASPAPVRKAVGSLALVDRTDANRNADGTLKNPGYPFWIGGMESSVGNRPPTPPLDMLDPALARQLKDSGNALWANLDANQVDGWDGGLGRHALDGVSAGGEAVTTTTKLDFSKVVHKAKPIYLPEEGTDVEQAAMQFHAKAEHPSFALIPGSQPVAKAFRTNGALPTAGAPFYEPCMDDRGKRLTQTSGVGEFASGESLTGMSFRGSSTFTADRPRIYKGANIQFDAVYNKVGYHFPQARILALWEDAWPVITKQRPPEPLVMRMNTFDCTMYTHTNLIPSYYEMDDYQVRTPTDVIGQHIHLPKWDLTAADGSANGWNYEDGVLSPGSVVERVHAIRAYNGCTEGDSRDGTAACPKAKQHPYFGRFGRADWLGARTAMQRWFADPLVNVNNVDRGLGTIFTHDHLGPSTHQQLGLYATVLAEPAGSTWYHAETGEQLYNPATRQDGGPTSWQAVIKTGDHDGDGKNDSYREFFLEYSDFQHAYEAGVYVGAGPDGIPSGQAYPATADSFRYAINPPVRQKASNLLESVVESRGGLAPGCPSRPCPQAISVDDPGMFVVNYRNEPLALRVFDPNKVGPDGKRGMQADGLAGDLSYALQSRTDRAIPAMNMAPSAITSAVGPTGGTTLFPPHINKAGSEPGDPFTPMLRTYSGDNVRLRLHAGGHEEEHNVTLHGVKWLQNGSGFGNSSNSGWKASQMIGISEQMGFMAPVSMISSSAATNGDYLYAMDAALEGYWNGIWGVMRNYTAQRADLFPLPNNTQPVAMRNTVNFDGICPKTTANPNGIGTRTTVKRSYEIVAALANDILENRNGVSINDPAGVGQHVGGPLKANGGTLVFNSRKTSIPQVTVVDEEDGTTFTVGGHSAPLHDPTAVLYVRKADLDATTGKLKAGVPVEPLVLRANAGDCISITLENRLPQVMPDLPSTAVMQNVVKRDRFDSEGSTAFNNNLMRPSSHVGLHAQLLAYDITKSDGANVGANPVQTVPPRVGNSGAYPSRVYQYYAGHLEREGKPVLQLGRTVDNINTTAIEFGGLNLTPSDFIKQPQKGLVGGMSILPQTATWTEDTASRAQATVKVTGQADYRDLVTVWQRSMNMRWADGRPVEGIATEGNGVPGDPKDNGNMAMNYKTEPLWLRFGLAPDAPFGHADGFGFADVPNAHMAYSNALVGGDPQTPVLYAKPGQPVRSHVLMPSGGSRGITYQLDGHLWPLHNYQAEKSDVDGYPMSLPGIGSVRFGYNPMAMYIGAQESVLPAAHFSFMLPSAGGANAVAGDYLFRDYAAYGNLSGLWGILRVTNEAPPATAPAQ from the coding sequence ATGTCTACGCCACGCAAAGGCCCCCTTCTGTCATCACTCGTTCTGGCCCTGTTAGGCTGGGAATCGACCAGCGAGGCGGCCGTGCAGTGCCAGCGCACCTTGGTCGCCAATGTGGTGGCACTGGACCAGCCACTGATGTTCAACCGCCTTGGCGCGCAAAACGCCAATGGCATGATGTTCGCGCTTCGTGAAGATGTGGTGGACGACAAGCAAGTCCCCCTCGGCAAGGGCGGGGCTGCGGTACCGGGCAAGGTCACCCTGCGCCCGGACAAGCGCCCACGGCCGATTGTGCTGCGGGTAGCCGCCGGTGACTGCCTCACGGTCAACCTGACCAACCTGCTTGCCTACCAGGCCAACCCCAACAAGCACGGCATCGATCCTGAAGAAAACGAAGCCGAAGGCGAAGAGGAAGGCGAAGAGGAAGGCCCGGAGAACGAAGTCGAGAACGAAGGCGGTGAGAATTTCGTCGCTGATGAGCAGGTAAATGACCGGCATGTCGGCTTCCAGGTGAACGGCATGCAGGCGGTCAACAGCATTGGCGATATCGCCGCCAACACCGGCCGCAATGGCAACTTCCTGGTATCGCCCGGCAACACCCGCAGCTACACCCTGTACGCCGAGCGCGAGGGGGCCTTTGCTGCCACCAGTCAGGGCGCTACTTTTGGCGGCCAGGGTGGGGCAGGTAACGTCGCCAATGGCCTGTTTGGCCAGGTGGTGGTCGTCCCCAAAGGTGGGCGAACCTTCCGCAACACCTTGACCGAAGAAGAAATGCGCCTGGCCACCACCGGCCGCACCGCCACCGGCCAACCGGTCATCGATTACCAGGCCCGTTACCCGCAGACTCAACCGTGGATCAGCGAGGGCAAGGCCGGCAAGCCGATCATTGCCATGGTCGACGGCAATGAAATTCTCAACAGCGAGACCGACGCCATTGTCATGGGGCCGAACCCGGACGGCAGCTTCCCGCGCTCGACCTACCCGCTGGAAAGCGTCAACAAGCGCAACCCCGCATTACCCAACCGCCTGGAAGCGTTCCGCGATTTCGCCTCGCAGTTTGCCGATGAAGTGGCCGCCACCCAGGCCTTCCCGGGCTACTGGGCGGACCCGGTGATGGGCCATGTGCTGGAGCCGACGCGCGATTCGTTCATGATCAACTATGGCTCTGGCGGCATGGGCGCCGAAGTGGTCGCCAACCGCCTGGGTGTGGGGCCCATGCATGATTGCCTGTCGTGCGCCTACGAGGAATTCTTCCTCAGCGCACACACAGTGGGCGATATCGGCACCCTGGTGGACGTACCGGCCAACGTCGGCCTGGAGAACATTCGCCCAGGCCAGACGCCGCCGGCCAGCGCCGTGGGGGTCAAGGCCAGCATGGCGCTTTACCCGGCCGAGCCAGCCAACGTGCACCACAGTTACATTGGCGATTTCACCAAGTTCCGCAACACCCACAATGGCCATGAGCAGCACATCTTCCACCTGCATGGTCACCAGTGGCTGTTCAACCCCAACGACGACAACTCCGACTACATCGACGCCCAAGGCATCGGCCCGGGTATCGGCTACACCTACGAGATTGCCAACGGCGGTTCGGGCAACCGCAACCGCGTGGCGGGCGATGCCATCTACCACTGCCACTTCTACCCGCACTTCGCCCAGGGCATGTGGGCCATGTGGCGGGTACACGATGTGTTCGAAGAAGGCACCCGGCTAGAAGTGAGCGGGCAGGGCGAGAATGGTTTCCACAGCACCCCGTTTGCCCTGCGCAGCGGCAAGCCGGCTGCTGGCGCCCGGGCATTGCCGGATGGCGAAATCGTTGCCGGTACGCCGATCCCGGCCATCGTGCCGCTGCCTGGCAAAGCCATGGCGCCGATGCCTGGCAAGGTGGTGGTGGTACCCAAACTGTCTGAGCAACTCGTCGCCGCCAACGACGATGATGACGAAAACGAGGACGAAGGCGATGACGACCACGCCAGCCCGGCGCCGGTGCGCAAAGCCGTCGGCTCACTGGCGCTGGTCGACCGCACTGATGCCAACCGCAACGCCGATGGCACCCTGAAAAACCCAGGCTACCCGTTCTGGATCGGTGGCATGGAAAGCAGTGTCGGTAACCGCCCGCCAACCCCGCCACTGGACATGCTTGACCCGGCCCTGGCCCGGCAGCTGAAAGACAGCGGCAACGCCCTGTGGGCCAACCTCGACGCCAACCAGGTCGATGGCTGGGATGGCGGCCTGGGCCGTCATGCGCTGGACGGTGTATCTGCCGGTGGCGAGGCCGTGACCACCACCACCAAGCTGGACTTTTCCAAGGTGGTGCACAAAGCCAAGCCCATCTACCTGCCCGAAGAAGGAACCGATGTCGAGCAGGCCGCCATGCAGTTCCACGCCAAGGCCGAGCACCCCAGCTTCGCCCTGATCCCTGGCAGCCAGCCGGTGGCCAAGGCCTTCCGCACCAACGGCGCCTTGCCCACTGCCGGCGCGCCGTTCTACGAGCCGTGCATGGATGACCGCGGCAAGCGCCTGACCCAAACCTCGGGGGTAGGCGAGTTTGCGAGCGGCGAGAGCCTGACCGGCATGAGCTTCCGTGGTTCGTCCACCTTCACCGCCGACCGCCCGCGCATCTACAAAGGTGCCAATATCCAGTTCGACGCGGTGTACAACAAGGTCGGCTACCACTTCCCGCAGGCGCGTATCCTGGCGCTGTGGGAAGACGCCTGGCCGGTGATCACCAAGCAGCGCCCGCCAGAGCCGCTGGTGATGCGCATGAACACCTTCGACTGCACCATGTACACCCACACCAACCTGATCCCGTCGTACTACGAAATGGACGACTACCAGGTGCGTACCCCGACCGACGTGATCGGCCAGCACATCCACCTGCCCAAGTGGGACCTGACTGCCGCCGACGGCTCGGCCAATGGCTGGAACTATGAAGACGGGGTGCTCTCGCCCGGCAGCGTGGTCGAGCGTGTGCATGCCATCCGCGCCTACAACGGCTGCACCGAGGGCGACAGCCGCGATGGCACCGCCGCGTGCCCGAAAGCCAAGCAGCACCCGTACTTCGGCCGCTTTGGCCGGGCCGACTGGCTGGGTGCGCGCACGGCCATGCAACGCTGGTTTGCCGACCCGCTGGTGAACGTGAACAACGTCGATCGTGGCCTGGGCACCATCTTTACCCACGACCACCTCGGCCCATCGACCCACCAGCAGCTCGGGCTGTATGCAACTGTGCTGGCCGAGCCCGCCGGCTCTACCTGGTACCACGCCGAAACCGGCGAGCAGCTGTACAACCCGGCCACACGCCAGGACGGCGGGCCGACCTCGTGGCAAGCGGTGATCAAGACGGGCGACCACGATGGCGACGGCAAGAACGACAGCTACCGTGAGTTCTTCCTTGAGTACAGCGACTTCCAGCATGCCTATGAAGCGGGCGTGTACGTGGGCGCAGGCCCGGACGGCATCCCCAGTGGCCAGGCCTACCCGGCCACGGCGGACAGTTTCCGCTACGCCATCAACCCGCCGGTAAGGCAGAAGGCATCCAACCTGCTTGAGTCGGTAGTCGAATCGCGCGGTGGCCTGGCCCCCGGCTGCCCAAGCCGGCCTTGCCCGCAGGCGATTTCGGTGGATGACCCGGGCATGTTCGTCGTCAACTACCGCAACGAGCCGCTGGCCCTGCGGGTATTCGACCCAAACAAGGTCGGCCCCGATGGCAAGCGCGGCATGCAGGCAGACGGCCTGGCGGGCGACCTCAGCTATGCCCTGCAGAGCCGTACCGACCGTGCGATCCCGGCCATGAACATGGCGCCTTCGGCGATTACTTCGGCGGTGGGCCCTACCGGCGGCACCACACTGTTCCCACCCCACATCAACAAGGCCGGCAGCGAGCCGGGTGACCCGTTCACGCCCATGCTGCGCACCTACTCCGGGGACAACGTACGCCTGCGCCTGCACGCCGGTGGCCACGAGGAGGAGCACAACGTGACCCTGCACGGTGTCAAGTGGCTGCAGAACGGTTCGGGCTTTGGTAACAGTTCCAACTCGGGCTGGAAGGCCTCGCAGATGATCGGGATTTCCGAACAGATGGGCTTCATGGCGCCGGTGTCGATGATTTCCAGTTCTGCTGCCACCAACGGCGATTACCTGTACGCCATGGACGCAGCCCTGGAAGGCTACTGGAACGGTATCTGGGGGGTGATGCGCAACTACACCGCACAACGCGCCGACCTGTTCCCGCTGCCGAACAATACGCAACCCGTGGCCATGCGCAATACCGTGAACTTTGACGGCATCTGCCCAAAAACCACGGCCAACCCCAACGGCATCGGTACCCGTACCACCGTCAAGCGCAGCTACGAGATTGTCGCGGCGCTGGCCAACGACATCCTCGAGAACCGCAACGGCGTCAGCATCAACGACCCGGCCGGTGTCGGCCAGCATGTCGGCGGCCCGCTGAAGGCCAATGGCGGCACCCTGGTGTTCAACAGCCGCAAGACCAGCATCCCGCAGGTGACGGTTGTCGACGAGGAGGACGGCACCACCTTCACTGTGGGGGGCCACAGTGCGCCACTGCATGACCCGACCGCCGTGCTGTATGTGCGCAAGGCCGACCTGGACGCCACCACCGGCAAGCTCAAGGCCGGCGTGCCGGTGGAGCCCCTGGTGCTGCGCGCCAACGCCGGCGACTGCATCAGCATCACCCTGGAAAACCGCCTGCCACAGGTCATGCCTGACTTGCCAAGCACGGCCGTGATGCAGAACGTGGTCAAGCGTGACCGCTTCGACAGCGAAGGCTCTACCGCCTTCAACAACAACCTGATGCGGCCGTCCAGCCATGTGGGCCTGCATGCCCAGTTGCTGGCCTACGACATCACCAAGTCCGACGGTGCCAACGTGGGTGCCAACCCGGTGCAGACCGTGCCACCGCGGGTGGGCAACAGCGGTGCCTACCCAAGCCGGGTGTACCAGTACTACGCCGGCCACCTGGAGCGCGAGGGCAAACCGGTGCTGCAACTGGGCCGCACGGTGGACAACATCAACACCACGGCAATCGAGTTTGGTGGCCTGAACCTGACGCCGTCGGACTTCATCAAGCAGCCACAAAAAGGCCTGGTGGGTGGCATGAGCATCTTGCCGCAGACCGCGACCTGGACCGAGGACACCGCCAGCCGGGCCCAGGCCACGGTCAAGGTCACTGGCCAAGCCGATTACCGCGACCTGGTAACGGTGTGGCAGCGCTCGATGAACATGCGCTGGGCTGACGGCCGCCCGGTCGAAGGCATCGCCACCGAAGGCAATGGCGTGCCGGGGGACCCGAAAGACAACGGCAACATGGCCATGAACTACAAGACTGAACCGCTGTGGCTGCGGTTTGGCCTGGCGCCGGATGCACCGTTCGGCCATGCCGACGGCTTCGGCTTTGCCGATGTGCCCAACGCGCACATGGCCTACAGCAACGCCCTGGTTGGCGGTGACCCGCAAACCCCGGTGCTGTACGCCAAGCCGGGCCAGCCAGTGCGCAGCCATGTGCTGATGCCCAGTGGTGGCAGCCGCGGCATCACCTACCAGCTGGACGGTCACCTGTGGCCATTGCACAACTACCAGGCCGAGAAGAGTGACGTGGACGGTTACCCGATGAGCCTGCCTGGCATCGGTTCGGTGCGCTTTGGCTACAACCCGATGGCCATGTACATCGGTGCGCAGGAGAGCGTACTGCCAGCGGCGCACTTCAGCTTCATGCTGCCGAGTGCCGGCGGTGCCAACGCGGTGGCGGGTGACTACCTGTTCCGCGATTACGCCGCCTACGGCAACCTCTCTGGGCTGTGGGGGATTTTGCGGGTGACCAACGAAGCGCCGCCGGCAACGGCCCCGGCGCAGTGA